The Aeoliella mucimassa genome includes the window CTCGCCGATGGCCCAGAGACCGATCACGCCGGTCGACGCCAATACCGCACCCACGATTAAATTGCGTCGCCACTGGGTGTCGCGAAGCAACCCAGCATAGGGAGCGAGCAATGCCCCCTTCGGTAGCGTGCCGGCTTCTTTCGCCCGGAGCCATGGCTCAGGTTCTTTGAGGAAGAACTGGGTCAGTACCACCAATGCTGCGGGAATGGCACCCACCAGGAACATCCATCGCCAGCCATCGCCAGCGGTAATCGTGCCGGAGTTCTCCAGATTGTCGATAATCGACTTCACCCCCACCGCGGTGATGTTGCCAACGACCGACAGAATCTGCAGCATCGCTAGCGCGCCGGCGCGGGCGCCATTTGGTACGGTTTCGGCAATCAGTGCGACCGCCAGGCCGAACACGCCGCCGACGCCGACCCCGGTCAGGAAGCGGAATAAGGCAAAGTCCCACACCGCATGGCTAAAGAAGTTGGCCCCGGTGCAGATCGAATAGATAAACACGGTAAGGGTTAGCATTTTGGCCCGGCCGAATCGGTCGCCGAGTGCGCCGAAAATCAAACCACCGATGCCCCAGCCGACCAGGAAGATCGCGGTCACCTCTTTGCCGAGCGCCTGAACGTCGGCCCCTTCGACCGTTGCGGTCAGCTCCTCGAGCGCCGGGACGCGAGCGAGCGAGAAGAGTCGCTGGTCGAGACAATCGAAAAACCAGGCGGCCGAAGCCACGGCAAACACGAACCAGTGATACGCGGTAAGCTGGCGATACCAGGGAAGCGAGGCGTCAGACGACATCGAGGGCTCCAAGCATTTGAGATGCGTAAGTGGGAAAAGTCGTAGCGAGTCGCCGCTCGCCGACGGGTGTCGAATATTCCGAATTCAACTCAACTAATCTGCTTAGTTTAGCTGCTAGCCCGCCCGAAACCACTGGTCCGCGGGCAGAGTCGTTGCAGCAGCCGACTTTTTTTACGAAGAATTGGAATTGAGGTCCAAAGAACAAGAAGCCACTCGCCTGTCGAGTGCGGTGCGGAGTCGACTGCCGACGAACCACCACCGAGCGGGGGGCGAACGGGGAAAATAGATTCCCATTTACCCAAAACACGATCGAGTGGGAAAATTGATTTGGCCGTTCTGCCACGGTGCAAGTAGTTGGTGTGCAGTAAGTTACGTCAACACCTTTGGCGAAGTTGCCCAAAATAGATTCCCACCGGTGGGAATCTATTTTCAGGCGGCGAGGTCTGGGGCAATGATGACTCCTGCCTACGGATTGTTGATGAGGCATGGGTTCCTTTTTTTCTGACTCCAAGGTCTTGAACTGGTTGGCGACGGTCAAAATCTTCTGGCGACCGAAAGATCTCGATCGCAACTCGTATGGTTTCAAGCAGCGCAGCAGTGAACGCCAGCCTGAATCGAATTCGCGACCAGGGATCGCTCCTTCCATCCGCTTGCACGTCAACCTGCTGATGGTGTTCTCCTCACACTTCGTTAAACCATATCCGTCTCCAATCACAGGCGTACAAAAACAAACCAATCGATATCTGTCCATTAGAACACCACTGGTGGCCATTTCCCAGCGAAAACTTTCACGATTTGAAAAGCCGTGAATGGAAGCTGGAGAGAGCTTAGCGCGGTGAGATTCGCCGGCCTGGAGAAGCGTGCGGCCGGG containing:
- a CDS encoding MFS transporter; amino-acid sequence: MSSDASLPWYRQLTAYHWFVFAVASAAWFFDCLDQRLFSLARVPALEELTATVEGADVQALGKEVTAIFLVGWGIGGLIFGALGDRFGRAKMLTLTVFIYSICTGANFFSHAVWDFALFRFLTGVGVGGVFGLAVALIAETVPNGARAGALAMLQILSVVGNITAVGVKSIIDNLENSGTITAGDGWRWMFLVGAIPAALVVLTQFFLKEPEPWLRAKEAGTLPKGALLAPYAGLLRDTQWRRNLIVGAVLASTGVIGLWAIGEFTTDLQRVVFSQHYEEVNAANLEQGLPAIDVAAEVKSARNTAFLLQMLGAAIGMWVFAKIAEFMGRRTAFALAFISAFFITAGGYWILSSPMHAYIIMPLMFGTQLGMFSLYAIYLPELFPSRLRSTGTSFCYNLGRFGAAAGGLTSAWISTAMFGDLASPTKERYAAIIMCSIYLIGLSALPFAPETKDKPLPE